A single genomic interval of Lactococcus sp. S-13 harbors:
- a CDS encoding L-lactate dehydrogenase, producing the protein MMAEKQRKKVILVGDGAVGSSYAFALVNQGIAQELGIVEIPQLRAKAEGDAEDLSHALAFTAPKKIYAATYEDCADADLVVITAGLPQKPGETRLDLVGKNLKINKDIVTNVMASGFDGVFLVAANPVDVLTYSTWKFSGLPKNRVVGSGTSLDTARFRQALAEKLDVDARSVHAYIMGEHGDSEFAVWSHANVAGVQLEQWFQENKYLDEAEIIELFEGVRDAAYSIIKKKGATFYGIAVALARITKAILDDENAVLPVSVFQEGQYGLDDCYIGQPAIVGAHGVVNAIHIPLNDAEMQKMQASGQQLKEIIDNAFADPEIAAAVKN; encoded by the coding sequence ATCATGGCTGAAAAACAACGTAAAAAAGTTATCCTCGTAGGTGACGGAGCAGTAGGTTCATCTTACGCTTTCGCACTTGTAAACCAAGGAATCGCTCAAGAATTGGGTATTGTAGAAATCCCACAACTTCGTGCAAAAGCAGAAGGGGACGCAGAAGATTTGAGCCACGCTTTGGCTTTCACTGCACCAAAGAAAATCTATGCAGCTACTTATGAAGACTGTGCAGACGCTGACCTTGTTGTTATCACAGCAGGTTTGCCACAAAAACCAGGTGAAACTCGTCTTGACCTTGTTGGTAAAAACCTTAAAATCAACAAAGATATCGTAACAAACGTTATGGCATCAGGATTTGATGGTGTCTTCCTCGTTGCTGCTAACCCAGTTGACGTTTTGACATACTCTACTTGGAAATTCTCAGGTCTTCCTAAAAACCGTGTGGTTGGTTCAGGAACATCTCTTGATACTGCTCGTTTCCGTCAAGCTTTGGCTGAAAAACTTGATGTTGATGCACGTAGCGTCCACGCTTATATCATGGGTGAGCACGGTGACTCAGAATTTGCCGTTTGGTCACACGCTAACGTTGCTGGTGTTCAACTTGAACAATGGTTCCAAGAAAACAAATACCTTGATGAAGCAGAAATCATTGAACTTTTTGAAGGTGTTCGTGACGCAGCTTACAGCATCATCAAAAAGAAAGGCGCAACTTTCTACGGTATCGCTGTTGCACTTGCTCGTATCACTAAAGCAATCCTTGATGACGAAAATGCTGTTCTTCCGGTATCTGTCTTCCAAGAAGGTCAATACGGACTTGATGACTGCTACATCGGTCAACCAGCTATCGTTGGTGCACATGGTGTTGTAAACGCTATTCACATCCCATTGAACGACGCTGAGATGCAAAAAATGCAAGCTTCAGGACAACAATTGAAAGAAATCATTGATAATGCTTTCGCTGATCCTGAAATCGCAGCAGCAGTTAAAAACTAA
- a CDS encoding ABC transporter permease: protein MNLVDTLQIIVANMLIYSTPLIFTSIGGVFSERGGIVNVGLEGIMTIGAFSSVVFNLTTEGIFGSLTPWIAILFGALVGAIFASLHAVATVNLRADHIVSGTVLNLMAPALGVFLLQVLYQQGQININEQIGYWNVPLLSKIPVIGKIFFSQTSLPGFLAILIAFLAWYVLFKTRFGLRLRSVGENPQAADTLGINVYAYRWAGVLLSGVLGGIGGAIYAQAISGNFAVSTIAGQGFISLAAMIFGKWNPIGAMLSSLLFGLFTSLAVVGGQIPGIKEIPSSFLQMAPYVFTIIVLALFLGKAVAPKADGVNYIKTK, encoded by the coding sequence ATGAATCTCGTAGATACATTGCAAATTATCGTTGCAAATATGCTCATCTATTCAACACCTCTGATCTTCACAAGTATCGGTGGTGTGTTCTCAGAACGTGGCGGAATCGTCAACGTTGGTCTTGAAGGTATCATGACCATCGGAGCTTTTAGCTCTGTTGTTTTCAATCTGACAACCGAAGGAATCTTCGGTAGTTTAACCCCTTGGATTGCCATTCTTTTCGGCGCCTTAGTCGGAGCAATTTTTGCTTCACTTCATGCTGTAGCAACCGTTAACCTTCGTGCTGACCATATCGTTTCAGGGACAGTCCTTAACTTAATGGCACCAGCTTTGGGTGTGTTCTTACTTCAAGTTCTTTATCAACAAGGACAAATTAACATCAATGAACAAATCGGTTACTGGAATGTTCCTTTGCTTTCGAAAATTCCTGTGATTGGTAAAATCTTTTTCAGTCAAACTTCTTTACCTGGTTTCTTAGCAATTCTTATTGCCTTTCTCGCTTGGTACGTGCTTTTCAAAACACGCTTTGGTCTTCGTTTGCGTTCTGTTGGTGAAAATCCCCAAGCAGCTGACACGCTCGGAATCAACGTTTATGCTTATCGTTGGGCTGGAGTCCTTCTTTCTGGTGTACTTGGTGGTATCGGTGGAGCGATCTATGCTCAAGCAATCTCTGGTAACTTTGCCGTTTCTACAATCGCAGGTCAAGGTTTCATCTCTCTTGCAGCAATGATTTTCGGGAAATGGAATCCAATCGGAGCAATGCTCTCATCACTTCTCTTTGGTCTTTTTACATCACTGGCCGTTGTTGGAGGCCAAATTCCAGGGATCAAAGAAATTCCTTCTTCGTTCTTGCAAATGGCACCTTACGTCTTTACAATTATCGTTCTCGCCCTCTTCCTTGGTAAAGCAGTTGCACCTAAGGCTGATGGAGTGAATTATATCAAAACAAAATAA
- a CDS encoding ABC transporter permease, protein MNSNTKKILVPLIAIFFGFVLGAIIMLAFGYNPIWGYEDLFISALGNARAIGETLQTTGPLILTALSFAVAMKAGLFNIGMSGQALAGWITSMWFALSFPDLPRILLIPLVVIIGMFFGALMGFIPGVLRALLGTSEVITTIMLNYIILFFSTFMIHDMFQKDILMANTTDQTKLISANASFRTQWMSSLTNNSTLNIGLIIALIALVIMAIVFSKTTLGFEIKAVGLNPDASEYAGISAKRTIVMAMVVAGALAGLGGVVYGFGYMQNFVSQSGSLDIGFNGMAVALLGGNNPVGILFAGLLFSVLQTGAPGMMNDSIPPQIVQVVTAAIIFFIAIRFVIEVILPKAKASKAAESAKKKGEKA, encoded by the coding sequence ATGAACAGTAACACAAAAAAAATTCTCGTCCCTCTCATTGCCATTTTCTTTGGCTTTGTCTTGGGTGCGATTATCATGTTGGCCTTTGGCTACAATCCAATTTGGGGTTATGAAGACCTCTTTATCTCAGCATTAGGAAATGCTCGAGCAATCGGTGAAACCTTGCAGACGACTGGTCCGTTGATTCTGACTGCTCTCTCCTTTGCTGTGGCAATGAAAGCCGGACTTTTCAACATTGGGATGTCTGGTCAAGCACTAGCTGGTTGGATTACTTCAATGTGGTTTGCGTTAAGCTTCCCAGATTTACCAAGAATCCTTCTCATCCCTCTCGTTGTGATTATCGGAATGTTCTTTGGAGCATTGATGGGCTTCATTCCTGGTGTTCTGCGTGCGCTCCTTGGGACATCTGAAGTTATTACAACAATTATGTTAAACTACATCATCCTCTTTTTCTCAACTTTCATGATTCATGATATGTTCCAAAAAGATATCTTGATGGCAAACACAACTGACCAAACCAAACTCATTAGCGCCAATGCTTCTTTCCGAACACAATGGATGTCTTCTTTAACCAATAACTCAACTTTAAACATCGGATTGATTATTGCTTTGATTGCCTTAGTAATTATGGCTATTGTCTTTTCTAAAACAACACTTGGTTTTGAAATCAAGGCAGTTGGTCTTAACCCCGACGCTTCAGAATATGCAGGAATTTCAGCAAAACGTACAATTGTTATGGCTATGGTTGTCGCTGGAGCACTTGCTGGACTTGGTGGTGTTGTTTATGGCTTTGGTTATATGCAAAACTTTGTTTCACAATCTGGTTCATTAGACATTGGATTTAACGGGATGGCTGTTGCCCTTCTTGGTGGTAACAATCCTGTGGGTATCCTCTTTGCTGGTCTTCTTTTCTCAGTGCTTCAAACTGGAGCGCCTGGTATGATGAACGATTCGATTCCACCACAAATCGTCCAAGTCGTTACAGCTGCAATTATCTTCTTCATCGCTATAAGATTTGTTATTGAAGTAATCTTACCAAAAGCGAAAGCAAGTAAAGCTGCTGAGTCTGCTAAGAAGAAAGGAGAAAAAGCATGA
- a CDS encoding ABC transporter ATP-binding protein, which produces MANENVIQMIDVTKRFGDFVANDKINFELKKGEIHALLGENGAGKSTLMNILSGLLEPTEGEVHVKGKLEKIDSPSKAANLGIGMVHQHFMLVDAFTVAENIILGNEITKGINLDLKTAKKKILELSERYGLAVEPDALIRDISVGQQQRVEILKTLYRGADILIFDEPTAVLTPAEITELMKIMKNLINEGKSIVLITHKLDEIRAVANRITVIRRGKSIETVELGDKTNQQLAELMVGRSVSFVTEKIAAHPKDVVLEIKDLNVKESRGSLKVKGLSLDVRAGEIVGLAGIDGNGQTELIKAITGLMKVDSGTVKLHGKDITNQRPRKITEQSVGHVPEDRHRDGLVLEMTVAENIALQTYYRPPMSKYGFLDYTKINSRARDLMTEFDVRGAGEWVSAASLSGGNQQKAIIAREIDRNPDLLIVSQPTRGLDVGAIEYIHKRLIQARDEGKAVLVVSFELDEILNVSDRIAVIHDGHIQGIVSPETTTKQELGILMVGGNINEQ; this is translated from the coding sequence ATGGCGAATGAAAATGTCATTCAAATGATTGATGTCACCAAACGATTTGGTGATTTTGTTGCCAATGACAAAATCAATTTTGAATTGAAGAAAGGCGAGATTCATGCTTTGCTCGGTGAAAACGGTGCAGGTAAGTCAACCCTGATGAACATCCTCTCAGGACTCCTTGAGCCTACCGAAGGCGAAGTCCATGTCAAAGGGAAATTGGAAAAAATCGATTCTCCCTCAAAAGCCGCAAACCTCGGAATCGGAATGGTTCACCAACACTTTATGTTGGTTGATGCCTTCACGGTTGCAGAAAATATCATTCTTGGAAATGAAATCACTAAAGGGATTAACCTTGATTTAAAAACTGCCAAGAAAAAAATCCTCGAACTTTCTGAGCGCTACGGACTCGCTGTCGAACCAGATGCACTGATTCGTGATATTTCTGTCGGTCAACAGCAACGGGTAGAAATTTTGAAAACACTCTACCGTGGCGCAGATATTCTGATTTTTGATGAACCAACAGCCGTCTTGACTCCGGCTGAAATTACCGAATTGATGAAGATTATGAAAAATCTGATTAACGAAGGTAAATCAATTGTCCTCATCACCCACAAACTTGACGAAATTCGTGCAGTAGCAAATCGAATCACCGTCATCCGTCGTGGAAAATCAATCGAGACTGTTGAACTTGGAGATAAAACCAATCAACAACTCGCTGAACTCATGGTTGGTCGCTCCGTTTCTTTCGTTACTGAAAAAATAGCTGCTCATCCAAAAGATGTTGTTTTAGAAATAAAAGACCTCAATGTCAAAGAAAGTCGTGGTTCTCTCAAAGTCAAAGGACTATCCCTTGACGTTCGAGCAGGCGAGATCGTTGGACTTGCAGGAATTGATGGTAACGGGCAAACTGAACTGATCAAAGCAATCACTGGTTTGATGAAAGTCGATTCTGGAACAGTAAAACTTCATGGTAAAGACATTACTAATCAACGACCACGGAAAATTACTGAGCAATCCGTAGGACACGTTCCAGAAGACCGTCATCGTGATGGCTTAGTTCTCGAAATGACCGTTGCCGAGAATATTGCTTTACAAACTTATTACCGTCCACCAATGAGCAAATATGGTTTCCTTGATTATACTAAAATCAATAGCCGTGCCCGTGACCTGATGACAGAATTTGACGTTCGTGGTGCTGGTGAATGGGTCTCTGCTGCTTCACTCTCTGGCGGAAATCAGCAAAAAGCAATTATCGCCCGTGAAATTGACCGCAACCCTGACTTATTAATTGTCTCTCAACCTACTCGAGGACTTGACGTCGGTGCGATTGAATACATTCATAAACGCCTCATCCAAGCTCGTGATGAAGGTAAAGCTGTTCTCGTCGTTTCTTTTGAACTCGATGAAATCCTTAACGTCTCCGACCGAATCGCTGTTATTCATGATGGTCATATTCAAGGGATTGTAAGCCCTGAAACAACCACTAAACAAGAGCTCGGTATTTTGATGGTCGGAGGTAATATCAATGAACAGTAA
- a CDS encoding putative RNA methyltransferase gives MSESLKCPVCNQLLQRTEKTYCCVNKHTFDLAKEGYLNLLLNAKKTAGDSKEMMNARRNFLAKAYYEKLSDYVNQILLDTFSAEQTIIDIGCGEGYYLSRFHRQFAPAAPHFYGLDISKLGVRMAAKKNPELQWLVANFANLPFTDHSVHTVLSMFAEYSVAEIDRVLTKDGRVIIVRAAANHLMELKNIIYPEIHEKAKTSSIKYFPGFTITQKHFSYQTQIENTEDLLSLLLMTPHYWKIKPAGVENLKQQKQLTVTISIEVDVLTRKD, from the coding sequence ATGAGTGAATCATTAAAATGTCCGGTCTGTAACCAGCTTCTCCAACGAACTGAAAAGACCTATTGTTGCGTGAATAAACATACTTTCGACCTAGCAAAAGAAGGCTATCTCAATCTCTTATTAAATGCTAAGAAAACTGCCGGAGATTCCAAAGAGATGATGAACGCCCGCCGTAATTTTCTAGCGAAAGCCTATTACGAAAAATTATCAGACTATGTTAACCAAATTCTTCTCGACACTTTCTCTGCAGAGCAAACAATCATTGATATTGGCTGCGGTGAAGGCTATTACCTCTCTCGTTTCCACCGCCAATTTGCCCCTGCTGCTCCTCATTTTTACGGTCTAGATATTTCAAAACTAGGCGTTCGGATGGCCGCAAAGAAAAATCCTGAATTGCAGTGGCTCGTTGCTAATTTCGCAAATCTTCCATTCACAGACCACTCTGTCCACACCGTTTTATCGATGTTTGCCGAATACTCCGTCGCAGAAATCGACCGGGTACTCACCAAGGATGGCCGAGTTATTATCGTCAGAGCAGCCGCCAACCACCTCATGGAGCTAAAAAATATCATTTATCCTGAAATCCATGAAAAAGCTAAAACCAGCAGTATCAAGTATTTCCCAGGTTTTACCATTACTCAAAAACACTTTAGCTATCAAACTCAGATTGAAAACACTGAAGATTTACTTAGTCTTCTTTTGATGACGCCACACTATTGGAAAATCAAACCCGCAGGCGTTGAAAATCTGAAACAACAAAAACAGCTGACCGTGACCATCAGCATTGAGGTTGATGTTTTAACACGAAAAGATTAA
- a CDS encoding Rqc2 family fibronectin-binding protein: MSFDGIFLHHMTTELQSLVGGRIQKINQPFDQELVLTVRAAGKSQKLLLSAHPVFGRVQLTQTDFQNPQNPNNFVMILRKYLSGAFIEQIEQVGNDRQIIFHISTKDEIGDRLKIALIAEIMGKHSNIILLEKTSQKIVESIKHIGFSQNQYRTILPGSTYLAPPENSALNPFLATDEQIFEALQTEQLQQKFQGIGRDSKMALTGLSVSEFREKLLTLLPSIYPNDTFSSIKLADDFVSFDTLSEMLDHYYADKAERDRVKQVAASVIKKIQNELKKNRDKLKKQERELAATDNAEIFRQKGELLNTFLNQVPNDKISVTLENYYTNEPLEIALNPALTPAQNAQRYFHRYQKLKQAVKFLGEQIANTKQTIHYLESVESNLENADVPEIADIREELIQTGYIKQKYRNKKQKMLPPEKYQAADGTIILVGKNNLQNEQVSFKLARRGDLWFHVKDIPGSHVLITGNPDPSDETITFAGELAAYFSKARRSNLVQVDVLDAKKLHKPTGTAPGFVTYDREKTIRVTPDETVIKSRKLNKK; encoded by the coding sequence ATGTCCTTTGATGGTATTTTTTTACATCACATGACGACTGAATTGCAGTCGCTTGTTGGTGGACGTATTCAAAAAATCAATCAACCTTTCGATCAAGAACTTGTGTTAACGGTGCGGGCTGCGGGGAAATCGCAAAAGCTTTTATTGTCTGCTCATCCTGTTTTTGGTCGGGTTCAATTGACCCAAACTGATTTTCAAAATCCACAAAATCCTAATAATTTTGTGATGATTTTACGAAAATATTTGTCCGGTGCTTTTATTGAGCAAATCGAACAAGTTGGTAACGACCGGCAAATTATTTTCCATATTTCTACCAAAGATGAAATTGGTGATCGCTTGAAAATCGCACTGATTGCCGAAATTATGGGCAAGCATAGCAACATCATTTTGCTCGAAAAAACATCGCAAAAAATTGTTGAATCTATCAAGCATATCGGTTTTTCCCAAAATCAATATCGAACGATTTTACCTGGTTCGACTTATCTTGCACCTCCTGAAAACTCAGCGCTCAACCCTTTCTTAGCAACAGATGAACAGATTTTTGAGGCACTCCAAACTGAGCAACTGCAGCAAAAATTTCAAGGCATTGGGCGCGATTCGAAAATGGCCTTGACTGGACTTTCCGTCAGTGAATTTAGAGAGAAATTGCTGACGCTTTTGCCGTCAATTTACCCTAACGACACTTTTTCGAGCATCAAATTGGCTGATGATTTCGTAAGTTTCGACACTTTGTCAGAAATGCTTGATCACTACTATGCGGACAAAGCTGAACGTGATCGGGTGAAACAGGTCGCTGCTTCTGTCATCAAAAAAATTCAAAATGAGCTCAAGAAAAATCGTGACAAACTTAAAAAACAAGAACGTGAATTGGCAGCAACTGACAATGCCGAAATTTTCCGCCAAAAAGGGGAATTATTGAACACTTTCTTAAATCAAGTTCCGAATGATAAAATAAGTGTAACATTAGAAAATTATTATACAAACGAGCCTTTAGAAATTGCTTTAAATCCTGCCTTGACACCTGCTCAAAACGCCCAGCGTTACTTCCACCGGTATCAAAAATTGAAGCAAGCTGTCAAATTTTTAGGCGAACAAATTGCCAACACCAAGCAAACCATTCACTACCTTGAATCAGTCGAATCTAATTTGGAAAACGCTGATGTCCCTGAAATTGCAGATATTCGCGAAGAACTCATTCAAACCGGCTATATCAAGCAAAAATACCGCAATAAAAAGCAAAAAATGCTTCCACCTGAAAAGTATCAAGCTGCTGACGGCACCATTATTTTAGTCGGAAAAAACAATTTGCAAAACGAGCAGGTCAGCTTTAAACTGGCGCGTCGCGGAGATTTGTGGTTTCACGTTAAAGACATTCCTGGGAGCCATGTTTTGATTACAGGAAATCCTGACCCTTCTGATGAAACAATCACTTTTGCTGGCGAATTAGCTGCGTATTTCAGCAAAGCTCGTCGCTCCAACCTGGTTCAAGTGGATGTTCTAGACGCTAAAAAATTGCACAAGCCAACTGGAACAGCCCCTGGTTTTGTAACCTATGACCGTGAAAAAACCATCCGTGTCACCCCTGACGAAACTGTCATAAAATCACGTAAATTAAATAAAAAATGA
- a CDS encoding phage tail tube protein, which produces MDYKNRRNNVTDQHGTFWNRKFGGNEKMEIQNQQKKLKKMYPTKRKFLYAGMSGALLMTSTLLPTAFSIMSLPITAKAAVLEVDALTNVSSSNSSNTSPLNRWNSQAGTQNVNFTISGNGVTSVTVNPTPRYVVLTVPQELRGYVSPTAASAVTSNITVDLNQVALLTTLVQAGNTFLSGVAGLGNNLTGLDLNPVIQQLNLLQSVQNIGGANLNVPTTMTSDGALISGQLDGEIGRVASANLIDILNNLKNAVNALQLTGLSAPLNPALDTLKGPLNAAIDELLTPLTAGTGEIVNQLAQASVLGDTTASIPTQIDVPTSLQGDVDARFAGSVVQTSLLDVNLFSNANGVSYVYLAAASPTLVAPTENLTATTSAVGAADATATLPTTLTNSEGVNVPVNAVITNTGGTPVTNGQLAAGTYTVTYSATGYDPVTQTLVVTDPADTTRPDAPLVTSITGNSQTGYTIIGTAEPNSTVIVENATESTVGTTTTSSTGDYTVNLPGSVGPDARLLLIAIDASGNRSASTQARTPVDPTLVTPTGILTAMTSATGASDANATLPTTLKNSDGDDVPVTAVITNTSGTPVTNGQLAAGTYSVTYSATGYDSVTQTLVVSDGVDTTAPAAPVVDSVTGNSQTSYTVTGTAEPNSSIMIRDTAGNTVGTTTTSPAGDFTVTLPGSVGPNADLLVTATDVASNASNATPIKTPADVTLIAPTGVLTATTSAVGAADATATLTTTLKNSEGADVPVTAAITNAMGETLTNGQLAAGTYLVTYMAAGYGDVVQLLVVSDGVDTTAPAAPVVDSVTGNSQAGYIVTGTAEPNSSIAIKDTAGNTMGTTTTSPAGDFTVTLPGSVGPNADLLVTATDAASNASDATPITTPANPGDTTAPDAPVITKVTGTSQAGYTITGTAEANSTIKLYDKSNKLLGTAKADGNGAFTINLAKGSIGAKQEFTAIAIDAANNESQPTSAMTPADTTSTGGQNNTPDTTAPNPPTVDHIGGNGDTGYTVGGTGESGATITIRNPATGQVLGTTTVGADGTYTVKLPAEAENATTLSATATDAAGNESTATLFKLPSKATGMSPMSNSYNSGTMAAMKSTKSLPMTGEASTSWLVALGAIFTAMVGSLFFWKNKSKKEEEK; this is translated from the coding sequence ATGGATTACAAAAATAGACGAAACAACGTGACTGATCAGCACGGCACTTTCTGGAATAGAAAATTTGGAGGAAACGAAAAAATGGAAATTCAGAACCAACAAAAAAAACTTAAAAAAATGTATCCAACCAAACGGAAATTTTTATACGCTGGTATGTCAGGTGCACTGCTCATGACAAGCACCCTCTTGCCAACAGCTTTTAGCATCATGTCACTCCCGATTACGGCCAAAGCCGCAGTGCTGGAGGTCGATGCTTTGACAAATGTAAGTTCAAGCAATAGCAGTAATACCAGCCCACTCAATCGATGGAATAGTCAAGCAGGCACTCAAAACGTCAACTTCACCATCTCGGGAAATGGCGTCACAAGTGTTACGGTCAACCCAACACCACGTTATGTGGTCTTAACCGTCCCTCAAGAACTTCGTGGTTATGTTTCGCCTACAGCAGCAAGCGCTGTGACCTCAAATATCACTGTTGACCTCAATCAAGTCGCACTCCTTACGACACTTGTCCAAGCAGGGAACACCTTTTTGAGTGGCGTTGCGGGACTAGGTAATAACCTCACAGGGCTCGACTTAAATCCAGTTATTCAACAACTTAACCTCCTTCAAAGTGTTCAAAATATTGGTGGTGCCAACCTCAATGTTCCAACTACCATGACGAGTGATGGAGCTTTAATTAGTGGCCAACTTGACGGGGAAATCGGTAGAGTTGCTTCCGCTAATTTGATTGATATTCTAAACAATCTTAAGAACGCCGTCAATGCCTTGCAGTTGACGGGTTTAAGTGCTCCCTTGAATCCCGCTTTGGACACCCTTAAAGGGCCGCTAAATGCAGCAATTGATGAGCTATTAACCCCTTTAACAGCAGGCACAGGAGAAATTGTTAATCAGCTTGCTCAGGCCTCAGTGCTGGGAGATACAACTGCCAGCATTCCAACGCAGATTGATGTTCCTACAAGCCTTCAAGGAGATGTTGACGCCCGTTTTGCAGGCTCAGTCGTTCAAACTTCCCTCCTTGATGTTAACCTCTTTAGTAATGCAAATGGTGTTTCTTATGTTTACTTAGCTGCTGCCTCACCTACCCTCGTTGCTCCGACAGAAAATCTGACTGCGACGACCTCGGCTGTCGGTGCAGCCGACGCAACAGCCACACTCCCTACAACATTAACAAATAGCGAAGGGGTCAATGTTCCCGTGAACGCAGTGATTACCAACACTGGCGGAACACCCGTAACGAATGGTCAATTAGCTGCGGGCACTTACACCGTCACGTATTCTGCCACAGGATATGATCCAGTGACCCAAACCCTTGTCGTCACTGACCCAGCAGATACTACGCGACCAGATGCCCCCCTTGTCACTTCTATCACTGGAAATTCGCAAACTGGCTATACCATTATAGGCACGGCAGAACCCAACTCAACGGTTATCGTTGAAAATGCCACAGAAAGCACCGTAGGAACAACCACGACTAGTTCTACAGGGGACTATACGGTTAACCTTCCTGGCTCAGTTGGACCAGATGCTCGCTTGCTCCTTATAGCAATAGATGCATCAGGAAATAGAAGCGCATCAACACAAGCGCGTACCCCGGTCGATCCGACGCTCGTCACTCCAACGGGAATTTTGACTGCTATGACTTCAGCGACAGGTGCCTCCGATGCGAACGCCACCCTTCCTACAACTTTAAAAAATAGTGATGGTGACGATGTTCCAGTCACAGCAGTGATTACTAACACCAGCGGAACACCCGTAACAAATGGTCAATTAGCTGCGGGCACTTACAGCGTCACCTATTCCGCAACAGGATACGATTCAGTGACTCAAACGCTTGTTGTCTCTGATGGAGTAGATACGACTGCACCAGCAGCACCCGTGGTTGATTCAGTGACAGGTAATTCTCAAACAAGCTACACCGTTACAGGTACAGCAGAGCCTAATTCTAGCATCATGATTAGGGACACCGCAGGAAATACCGTGGGAACGACAACAACTAGTCCCGCAGGAGACTTCACGGTTACCCTTCCAGGTTCAGTTGGACCGAATGCCGATTTGTTAGTCACAGCGACTGATGTGGCAAGTAATGCTAGTAATGCCACACCAATCAAAACTCCAGCCGATGTTACTCTCATTGCTCCAACAGGTGTTCTGACTGCGACGACCTCAGCGGTTGGCGCGGCCGACGCAACAGCTACTCTGACTACAACGTTGAAAAATAGTGAGGGTGCTGATGTTCCCGTTACTGCAGCGATTACCAATGCAATGGGTGAGACTCTAACAAATGGTCAATTAGCTGCGGGTACTTACCTAGTGACCTACATGGCGGCAGGCTATGGTGACGTTGTCCAACTTCTGGTTGTTTCTGATGGAGTAGATACAACTGCACCAGCAGCACCTGTAGTTGATTCAGTGACAGGTAATTCTCAAGCAGGTTATATCGTTACAGGTACAGCAGAACCTAACTCTAGCATCGCAATTAAGGACACCGCAGGAAATACCATGGGAACGACAACAACTAGTCCCGCAGGAGACTTCACGGTTACCCTTCCAGGTTCAGTTGGACCGAATGCTGACCTGTTAGTCACAGCGACTGATGCGGCAAGCAATGCTAGTGACGCCACACCAATCACAACCCCAGCCAACCCTGGTGATACCACTGCACCAGATGCACCAGTAATCACAAAAGTTACGGGTACTTCACAGGCTGGTTATACTATCACCGGAACTGCGGAAGCTAATTCAACAATTAAACTGTATGACAAGTCCAATAAGCTGCTAGGAACAGCCAAAGCTGATGGAAATGGCGCCTTCACGATAAACTTAGCAAAAGGAAGTATTGGAGCGAAGCAAGAATTTACTGCCATTGCTATTGATGCTGCAAATAATGAAAGTCAACCAACTTCAGCGATGACCCCTGCTGATACAACCTCAACTGGTGGACAAAATAATACTCCAGACACCACGGCACCAAACCCACCGACAGTGGATCATATTGGTGGAAATGGTGATACGGGCTACACAGTAGGTGGTACTGGTGAATCAGGTGCAACGATCACAATCCGTAATCCAGCAACAGGGCAAGTTCTGGGAACAACAACGGTTGGAGCAGATGGTACTTACACAGTTAAACTTCCAGCAGAAGCAGAAAATGCTACGACTTTATCTGCAACTGCAACAGATGCAGCAGGAAACGAAAGTACAGCTACGTTATTTAAACTTCCAAGCAAAGCCACAGGTATGAGCCCGATGAGCAACTCATATAATAGCGGTACTATGGCTGCAATGAAATCAACGAAGAGCTTACCTATGACAGGAGAAGCAAGTACAAGTTGGTTGGTAGCTCTTGGAGCAATATTCACAGCGATGGTTGGTTCACTCTTCTTTTGGAAAAATAAGAGTAAAAAGGAGGAGGAAAAATAA